The Cervus elaphus chromosome 9, mCerEla1.1, whole genome shotgun sequence genomic interval tctataaAAGAATCTGGCAGCCAGGCCCTGATAAGATGGCTATTTTGAGACACTAGCTTTCTATCTTTTCCATCTGCCggttttctaaataaattattattcttGCCTCTGCACCTTGTCTCCTGATTTATTGGCTTGCAATGCAGTGAGCAAAGCAAGTTTGGACTTAGTAACAAACAGAAAGCAGAGATGCATATACCCTATGTGACTGGAGATTCAGAACTTCTCGTTGCACATATTTGATTTTACTGCCTTTTCCAATCTTATGaaccaaaagaaaagaatggaattgGTGTTAAGATTAGGCAATCCTGTGGGTAATCCTCCACAGGGCACTCTTGATGTCCTTGTTCCTTAGACTGTAGATGATGGGGTTCAGCATAGGGGTGACCACAGCGTACATCACTGAGGCCACAGCGCCCTTCCTGGGGGAAGATGAAACAGCTGAACTGAGGTATACACCAAGACCTGttccataaaacaaacaaacaactgcCAAGTGAgagccacaggtggagaaggctttgtAATTCCCACCTGATGATGAGACTCTGAGAATGGAGGAAATAATTCGAGAATAAGAGTAAAGAACTCCTGAGAGTGGAACTCCACCAAAAATGGTACCAATAAAAAGGATTAATATGTTATTGATGAAGGTGTCTGAACAGGCAAGCTTGAGGAGTTGAGAAAGGTCACAAAAGAAATGAGGGATTTCCACATCTGCACAGAAGGTAAGCTGTGACATCATCAAGTAGTGCAGTTGGGAGGTCAAAAAACTGGTGAAAAATGATGCCAGGACCAACAAGCCACAGAGGCGGGGGCTCATGATGACCAGGTAGTGTAGAGGGTGACAGATGGCCACCaaccggtcataggccatcactgtCAGAAGGAGACTCTCCAAacatgcaaaaagggaaaagaaggccACCTGAGCTAGACAGCCTGCATAGGTGATGGATTTGCTGTGTGTCTGGATGTTCACTAGCATCTTGGGGACAGTGGTGGTGCTGATACTGATGTCAGTCAATGACAGactggagaggaagaagtacatgggggtgtggaggtgggaatCAGAGATAAAAgccaggatgatgagcaggttCCCAAGCATGGTCACCAGGTACATAGACAGGAAGAGTCCAAAGAGGAGGGGCTGAAGTTCTGGATCATCTGAGAGTCCCAGCAGGAGGAATTCTGAGACACATGTAAGATTCTGTGGTTCCACGTTGATGGGGCatcttttgaaaaagaagagtgttaaataagcaaaacaaatgtAGAGGCATCCAGATAAGTGTTCATACGTTGGATTTAAGCAACCCATAAATAAAGTCTTCATACTTGATTATACACCCCAGTACTTCTGCAATATTTCTAAGTTCTCAGTTGTGAGCATGTTTCTATTGATGACCAAAATAGTCACCTCTTTCTTTGCACCCATttatgtggtgacccaaggacgaaAGAGCAGACAAAAAACCAGGGAGAGTCTTGGaatgcagaaacagaaaaaccagacccttatcatccttccctcccccatgttgtaactgTTAATGGaacagtataacctgtctcccctcctaccccacagggagaaggtatttgccctactcttccccctacccagtatacatgcctcatacaatcagcaaatgacctgcaagacccctatcccactccaTGTACCCTGgctataaaagtggactaaggacccctgttcaacgtttgttctcccttgagctggcctgctgttctaacagcatctcccactctaataaactttatttccctctcattctgtctcatgtctggaaattctatTCCAATCCACACCCGGACCACTACATTTTACACATGGGACTAAAGAATATTAGAGAAGGAAGGACATTTTGAGATCACAAATCCAGGAACACAATAAAATAtctggggttttgttttcttttgtttttgctgtttttgaTTTTAGTTGCTAGGTAATACTTCTTATATGTCTCCAAGCCTAAACAGGTCCAAGGGTTTGATTTCTCATCAAATCCAACCCTTTTATGAATATTTGAGAAATTTAAGACCAAAGTCTGGTCTCAAACACTAAGTCAGCCTTCTTATGCCAGCTTAAAAGATTTTTAAGTCCATATTTCCTTAGAGACTTTGCATTTCTCCTAAGGTCAGTTCCCTGAGTGCAGGCTGAGTTAGCAGCATGTAATACTGTCtagaggggcttctctggtggctcagtgcaaACAacccacttgcagtgcaggagatggcgATTCAacctctggatcaggaagatcccctggaaatggatatggcaacccactccaatattcttgactgggaaattccacggacagaggagcctggcaggctacaatccatgtggttgcaagagtcagacacaactaagtaactaaaccaccaccaccacctataCTGTATAGGTACCCTATGAATGAATTTTCCCTACCTGCATTCAACTCTGACTTTACCCCTTTTCTACTCCATATTAGGGCCTGATAAAAGTTACATAAAAATATTGTGTTCCTATCCTCAACTGTAAGAGATGATAACGCGTGTTCTGGGGGTGGTAATGCagataaaagaaaacaagctTCAGAAAAATCTTAGCTCTGCTCCTGGCAAATGGAATCCCAGGTAAAAGTTTATGATATTGTGCTTACTGTCATCATTttcatcaccatcaccttcatGATCATCTGGAGAACTTAGGGGACAGTTTAGGGAGACCTATTTCCTGCTCTGCTGGAAAAGATGCCCAAGGAGAATAGAACCAGTGtggaaggaaaatagaaatttatataAGAGTTCTCAAATCCCCACCATTAGTAACATGAACTTCATAGGTCTCTGCTTTGAACCTATGCATCTTTGGTGCCCCTCCACATGCTATCCCAACTGTCTCACTGCCTTGatgatgagaaaataaatctcccCCAATCCTTCCTGCATTCAGAGTCTCCTTTCTTATGAACAGTTGAGAAATTTCAGACAAAGCCAGATCTCAAACCCTAAGTTGACCTTCTTACATCAGCCTGAGAGCTTTTCAAGTCACTATTTCCTTGTAGAGAGTCTGCATTTCTCCTAAATTCAGTTCCCTGAATGCAGGCTGGGTTAGCAGGAGAGGAAATTGTTTAGGTGCCTTATGAATGGAATATCACTGTCTACATTCAAATCTGACTTTACCCTCTATCTCCCCGGGGTTTATAAACATTGCCTTAAAGTATTGTGTCCCTATCCAGAACtacaaaatgataataatggtaTTGCTGTCTTTGGAGGTGACAGTAAAGCACCTAAAAATAACAATTACACAAAAAACTTAGCTCAGCTCCTGGACTTGGAATCCTTAGGAAAAGTTTTGTGACACTGTGGTTACTGtcatcattttcatcatcattACCTTCATGATATTTTGGAGAACTTGGGGGACAATTTAGAGGGACCTCTTTCCTGCTCAGGTAGAAAAAAATGCACCGCCTTC includes:
- the LOC122700360 gene encoding olfactory receptor 18-like, with translation MKTLFMGCLNPTYEHLSGCLYICFAYLTLFFFKRCPINVEPQNLTCVSEFLLLGLSDDPELQPLLFGLFLSMYLVTMLGNLLIILAFISDSHLHTPMYFFLSSLSLTDISISTTTVPKMLVNIQTHSKSITYAGCLAQVAFFSLFACLESLLLTVMAYDRLVAICHPLHYLVIMSPRLCGLLVLASFFTSFLTSQLHYLMMSQLTFCADVEIPHFFCDLSQLLKLACSDTFINNILILFIGTIFGGVPLSGVLYSYSRIISSILRVSSSGGNYKAFSTCGSHLAVVCLFYGTGLGVYLSSAVSSSPRKGAVASVMYAVVTPMLNPIIYSLRNKDIKSALWRITHRIA